One stretch of Chryseobacterium sp. LJ668 DNA includes these proteins:
- a CDS encoding DUF1599 domain-containing protein — protein MLKTSMQFEKIISECRDLFSKKLQDYGAAWRVLRPSSITDQIYIKVNRIRTLQMTDVKMIDESEESEFIAVVNYSIIGLIQLEKGFSNDFNENKDEILHLYDKYAHEAKSLMERKNHDYGEAWRDMRISSITDLIYQKVLRTKQIEDNQGITIVSEGLDANYFDMLNYAVFCLIKFSEKENHFEHEII, from the coding sequence ATGTTAAAAACTTCAATGCAGTTCGAAAAAATCATCAGCGAGTGTCGTGATCTTTTCAGTAAAAAATTACAGGATTATGGTGCGGCTTGGAGGGTTTTGCGACCGAGCTCAATTACTGATCAGATTTACATTAAAGTCAACAGAATCCGCACTTTGCAGATGACAGATGTGAAAATGATTGATGAAAGCGAAGAAAGTGAATTCATCGCTGTTGTCAATTACTCGATCATCGGATTAATCCAATTAGAGAAAGGATTTTCTAATGATTTTAATGAAAATAAGGATGAAATTTTACATCTTTACGATAAATATGCGCACGAAGCCAAATCTTTAATGGAAAGAAAAAATCACGACTATGGCGAAGCATGGAGAGACATGAGAATATCATCCATAACCGATCTGATTTACCAAAAAGTTTTAAGAACAAAACAAATAGAAGACAATCAGGGAATTACTATCGTATCTGAAGGTTTGGATGCCAATTATTTTGACATGCTAAATTACGCAGTGTTTTGCCTGATTAAATTTTCTGAGAAAGAAAACCATTTTGAACATGAAATTATTTAA
- the alaS gene encoding alanine--tRNA ligase, translating to MTSQEIRQQFLDYFKSKNHLIVPSAPIVLKDDPTLMFSNSGMTQFKDFFLGYKTPTAPRIADTQKCLRVSGKHNDLDDVGRDTYHHTMFEMLGNWSFGDYFKKEAISWAWELLTEVYGIPKENLYVTIFEGDEKENLERDTEAYDLWKQFVSEDRIINGNKKDNFWEMGASGPCGPCSEIHVDLRTPEEKAKISGLELVNNDHPQVVEIWNLVFMQFNRKADGSLENLPARHIDTGMGFERLCMALQQKESNYDTDVFTPLIAKVEELSGKKYTGILTDEKDIAIRVVVDHIRAVSFAIADGQLPSNGGAGYVIRRILRRGISYAYRFLDRKEPFLFELVAVLQNQMGEFFPELEKQGKLVTEVIKSEEESFLKTIENGLLRVEKLIQQTIAEGSKVLPSVEVFELYDTYGFPDDLTRIIAEEKGLTIDEAGFEAEMAKQKQRSKKDSASKVYDWVVLEEKPENFVGYDQIEAETYITRYRKVENKDGEFYQVVLSNSPFYPEGGGQIGDKGVLENAVESFEVLETKKENGLIISLINGLPKDAGAIFYAKVNATERKNSQANHSVTHLLHEALREVLGTHVEQKGSFVGPDYLRFDFSHFSKMTEEELALIEEKVNAKIKENIALQEFRNIPIQEAIDKGAMALFGEKYGDSVRMIQFGSSKELCGGTHVKHTSEIGHFKINSESSVAAGIRRIEAISGDKSEEYFTSLEKQIIELSHLLKSKDIVKSIEKLMEENSTLKSEVESLKKEKAKGEIGDWKTAYEHKGDKQLLVKKTSLDAGSVKDIVFQLKKEIPTSVTIVLSDYDGKPMITVGISDDLASSYQAGTIVKDLAKEIQGGGGGNPGFATAGGKNLNGLENAYQKALEI from the coding sequence TACTGCACCAAGAATTGCCGATACCCAAAAGTGCCTGAGAGTTTCGGGAAAGCATAACGATTTGGATGATGTAGGCCGTGATACGTATCATCACACGATGTTTGAAATGTTGGGCAACTGGTCTTTCGGTGACTACTTTAAAAAAGAAGCCATTTCCTGGGCTTGGGAATTGTTGACAGAAGTGTACGGAATTCCAAAGGAAAATCTATATGTAACCATTTTTGAAGGTGACGAAAAAGAGAATCTGGAAAGAGATACTGAAGCTTATGATTTGTGGAAACAATTTGTTTCTGAAGACCGAATAATCAACGGGAACAAAAAAGATAATTTCTGGGAAATGGGAGCGAGTGGACCTTGCGGACCTTGTTCTGAAATTCATGTAGACTTGAGAACTCCGGAGGAAAAAGCTAAAATTTCCGGTTTGGAATTAGTGAATAATGACCATCCTCAAGTGGTTGAAATCTGGAATCTCGTATTCATGCAGTTCAACAGAAAAGCAGACGGTTCTCTTGAAAATCTTCCTGCAAGACACATTGATACGGGAATGGGCTTCGAGCGTCTTTGTATGGCTTTACAGCAAAAAGAATCCAATTATGATACTGATGTTTTTACCCCTTTGATTGCTAAAGTGGAAGAACTTTCAGGTAAAAAATATACAGGAATTTTAACGGACGAAAAAGATATTGCGATCCGTGTGGTGGTAGATCACATCAGAGCGGTTTCTTTTGCAATTGCAGACGGACAGTTGCCTTCCAACGGTGGTGCCGGTTATGTGATCAGAAGAATTTTAAGAAGAGGAATTTCTTACGCATATCGATTTTTAGACAGAAAAGAACCTTTCCTTTTTGAATTGGTCGCTGTACTTCAAAATCAAATGGGAGAATTCTTCCCTGAACTGGAAAAACAAGGAAAATTAGTTACTGAAGTCATTAAAAGTGAAGAAGAATCTTTCTTAAAAACCATTGAAAACGGTTTATTAAGAGTAGAAAAATTAATTCAGCAGACAATTGCTGAAGGTTCTAAAGTTTTACCAAGCGTAGAAGTTTTTGAACTATATGACACTTATGGTTTCCCTGATGACTTGACGAGAATTATTGCGGAAGAAAAAGGTTTGACCATCGATGAAGCTGGTTTTGAAGCTGAAATGGCAAAGCAAAAGCAACGTTCTAAAAAAGACTCAGCTTCTAAAGTTTATGACTGGGTAGTTTTAGAAGAAAAACCTGAAAATTTTGTAGGTTATGACCAGATTGAAGCCGAAACTTACATTACTAGATACAGAAAAGTAGAAAATAAAGACGGCGAATTTTATCAGGTCGTATTGAGCAACTCCCCTTTCTATCCTGAAGGTGGTGGACAAATCGGTGATAAAGGTGTGTTGGAAAATGCAGTTGAAAGTTTTGAAGTTTTAGAAACCAAAAAGGAAAACGGGTTGATTATTTCTTTAATCAACGGACTTCCGAAAGATGCAGGAGCTATTTTTTACGCTAAAGTCAACGCAACCGAAAGAAAAAATTCTCAGGCAAATCACTCTGTAACACATTTGCTGCACGAGGCTTTGAGAGAAGTTTTAGGAACTCATGTTGAACAGAAAGGTTCATTTGTTGGTCCGGATTATCTGCGTTTTGACTTCTCGCATTTCAGTAAAATGACGGAGGAAGAATTGGCTTTAATCGAAGAAAAAGTCAATGCAAAAATCAAAGAAAATATTGCTCTTCAGGAGTTCAGAAACATTCCTATTCAGGAGGCGATTGATAAAGGTGCAATGGCATTGTTTGGTGAAAAATACGGTGATAGTGTGAGAATGATCCAGTTTGGAAGTTCAAAAGAATTGTGCGGGGGAACTCACGTTAAACATACAAGCGAAATCGGTCATTTTAAAATCAATTCTGAAAGTTCTGTTGCGGCAGGTATCAGAAGGATTGAAGCAATCTCCGGAGACAAATCTGAAGAGTATTTCACGAGTTTAGAAAAGCAGATTATTGAACTTTCTCATTTGCTTAAATCAAAAGATATTGTAAAATCGATTGAGAAATTAATGGAAGAAAATTCAACTCTAAAATCTGAAGTTGAATCTCTGAAAAAAGAAAAAGCAAAAGGCGAAATCGGCGACTGGAAAACGGCTTATGAACACAAAGGAGATAAACAGCTTTTAGTGAAGAAAACCTCTCTGGATGCAGGTTCTGTGAAAGACATTGTATTCCAGCTTAAGAAGGAAATTCCGACTTCTGTAACAATTGTTTTATCAGATTACGACGGAAAACCAATGATTACTGTAGGAATTTCTGATGACCTGGCTTCAAGCTATCAAGCAGGAACAATCGTGAAAGATTTAGCAAAAGAAATACAAGGCGGAGGAGGAGGAAATCCCGGCTTTGCAACAGCAGGAGGCAAAAATCTTAATGGCCTGGAAAATGCGTATCAAAAGGCTTTAGAGATCTAA
- a CDS encoding BT_3928 family protein: protein MIKGLLRCIIAIIFILSGFVKAVDLVGFSFKMEEYFEPSVFDMPFFVKFALLFSIIVVVLELWLGFMLLVKFKLKLALSALAALCVFFGFLTFYSAYFNVVTDCGCFGDAIKFTPWESFVKDIILLVGLLILFILYRKELGKKVTTSIQPKNNKFLSIAFGIFSVMMIYIMVQGIMNEPIIDFRDYKIGTDLKTEKEKITKSPSEYKTFYSLKNSKTGEVLKVNQDDYINQTKYWEEGSPWKIEEGKNESKLIKEGYKSEIVKFKIEDPTGIDLTDEIINAPKAILVFSYHPKEISAVLLQKVEAKANSDKTAVVYGISTIPTTFKTIKNAMMDGTAIKTIARSNPFVLTLQHGKIIDKQPAKNYVD, encoded by the coding sequence ATGATTAAAGGTTTATTACGTTGTATCATCGCTATTATCTTCATCCTTTCAGGATTTGTGAAAGCGGTTGATCTGGTCGGGTTTTCATTTAAAATGGAAGAATATTTTGAACCTTCCGTTTTCGACATGCCTTTTTTTGTGAAATTCGCTTTACTTTTTTCGATTATTGTCGTAGTCCTGGAACTTTGGTTAGGTTTCATGCTGTTGGTGAAATTCAAGCTTAAATTAGCACTTTCAGCACTGGCGGCATTGTGTGTTTTCTTTGGATTTCTGACATTTTATTCAGCCTATTTTAATGTAGTGACAGACTGTGGCTGTTTTGGGGATGCAATTAAATTTACGCCTTGGGAGAGTTTTGTGAAAGATATTATTCTACTCGTCGGACTTTTAATATTATTCATATTATATCGAAAAGAATTAGGCAAAAAAGTTACAACTTCAATCCAGCCGAAAAACAATAAATTTTTATCAATCGCATTCGGAATTTTCTCTGTAATGATGATTTATATTATGGTTCAAGGAATTATGAATGAACCGATCATTGATTTCCGCGACTATAAAATAGGAACGGATTTGAAAACTGAAAAAGAAAAAATCACAAAAAGTCCTTCAGAATACAAAACTTTTTATTCGCTTAAAAATTCAAAAACTGGAGAAGTTTTAAAAGTAAATCAGGATGATTACATCAATCAGACCAAATATTGGGAAGAAGGCTCACCATGGAAGATTGAAGAGGGTAAAAACGAGTCAAAACTCATCAAAGAAGGGTATAAATCTGAAATTGTAAAATTCAAAATTGAAGATCCTACCGGAATTGATTTGACAGACGAAATCATCAATGCGCCAAAAGCAATATTAGTTTTTTCTTATCATCCAAAAGAAATTTCTGCCGTTTTACTTCAGAAAGTTGAAGCAAAAGCAAATTCAGACAAAACTGCAGTTGTTTACGGAATTTCAACTATTCCCACTACTTTTAAGACTATTAAAAACGCAATGATGGATGGCACTGCCATCAAAACTATTGCAAGAAGCAATCCTTTTGTGCTGACTTTACAACACGGAAAAATTATAGATAAACAACCTGCTAAAAATTATGTGGATTAG
- a CDS encoding DUF5686 family protein, which yields MKKLYILLLSFIYISFFSQSKLIVKNSADQSVIPNASVSCNDKLVGKTDASGVLNFRTKCKKVEVSAKGFFEDDVVVDKVMEVFLSKADPKTQNIKTVFLEDKSDPRALEILRKINENYHQNSPLSLDSYSFKSYEKISLDFDEDSIKAYNAYIANRIDSLKNLPQQPMKAQERKDSLESVNLMKLVGKSKMFLWERASQSLYSKKYGEKTNILDNKIAGLKEPIYELMAFRSNRNVVPKEIREENRNLYRFFLTDSIEIDGKQNYVIRFRQVDYKEAVNKRKFNGYLYVDKETYALKKIESNSKIKSEGSITSIWKPIENKWFLVKENYKLKMGTTAFDTEDKSDKNKSKEEKEADKNNRKKFGSYAFATADYFDFKTPIEEKPQDFKGYTIGVKNSDGKLIDQYRTENLTDREVTTYTKIDSLSSKYKLDQKAKALTGLLKGKIRVGMVDFDLARIIGYNKYEHFRFGAGAKLNEKFNKYISPDAYFAYGIYDKDFKYGAGIDVRTTLEKNSFFRVEYFNDVMAAGRFSENLWNFRMKIMNSGVALNNGVFYGYEGFKVSYENDITNSLTINISAKKTEEESKFAYNYRGLGNQFDITSSTITLKYSPNSKNIMTPTGKYTYEQNLPELYLNYEQSFKTFDGDFNFSRFDALFVHSFKTKLGVTGIRAYGGIITGEAPIWKNFTMNGLGNGHGGLNFNLTSYLGFATMEGGKYYNDKFVGAYLTHRLPWYFKSFGKNVSSFDFIYRGTIGDMKDKEFHQFEFEKLDHLYNELGLEWNNFLSSQFNLGFFYRVGHYNTPKFKDNFAIQFKLKLLGF from the coding sequence ATGAAAAAACTATATATCCTGCTGTTGTCATTTATTTACATCAGCTTTTTTTCGCAATCAAAACTGATTGTTAAAAACTCTGCAGATCAATCGGTAATTCCGAATGCTTCCGTTTCCTGTAATGATAAACTTGTAGGGAAAACGGATGCTTCCGGTGTGCTCAATTTTAGAACAAAGTGCAAAAAAGTTGAAGTTTCGGCAAAAGGTTTTTTTGAAGATGATGTGGTTGTAGATAAAGTCATGGAAGTTTTTTTAAGTAAAGCCGATCCCAAAACTCAAAATATCAAAACAGTATTTTTAGAGGATAAAAGTGATCCTAGAGCATTAGAAATTCTCCGAAAAATAAACGAAAATTACCATCAGAATTCACCGCTGAGCTTAGATTCTTATTCATTTAAATCTTATGAGAAAATCTCTCTTGATTTTGACGAAGACAGTATTAAAGCATACAACGCATACATTGCCAACCGAATTGATTCTTTAAAAAATCTTCCGCAGCAGCCGATGAAAGCTCAGGAAAGAAAAGATTCGTTGGAATCTGTAAATCTTATGAAACTCGTTGGAAAAAGCAAAATGTTTCTTTGGGAAAGAGCTTCACAAAGCTTGTATTCAAAAAAATATGGCGAAAAAACCAATATACTAGATAATAAAATTGCCGGTTTAAAAGAGCCTATTTATGAATTAATGGCTTTTCGTTCCAACAGAAATGTAGTTCCAAAAGAAATTCGTGAAGAAAACAGAAATTTATATCGCTTTTTTCTTACCGATTCTATAGAAATTGACGGCAAACAAAATTATGTGATCCGTTTTCGTCAGGTAGACTACAAAGAAGCCGTCAACAAAAGAAAGTTTAACGGATATCTTTATGTAGACAAAGAAACTTATGCTCTGAAAAAGATTGAAAGCAACAGCAAAATTAAGAGCGAAGGAAGCATTACAAGCATTTGGAAACCCATTGAAAATAAATGGTTTCTGGTAAAAGAGAACTACAAACTCAAAATGGGTACAACAGCTTTTGATACCGAGGATAAATCTGATAAAAATAAATCCAAAGAAGAAAAAGAAGCTGATAAAAACAACAGAAAGAAATTTGGAAGCTATGCTTTTGCAACAGCCGACTATTTCGATTTTAAAACTCCAATCGAAGAAAAACCTCAAGACTTTAAAGGCTATACTATCGGAGTGAAAAACTCAGACGGAAAACTTATCGATCAGTATAGAACTGAAAATCTGACTGATCGTGAAGTAACAACGTATACAAAAATAGACAGCTTAAGCAGTAAATACAAACTCGACCAGAAAGCAAAAGCACTCACCGGTTTACTGAAAGGAAAAATAAGAGTAGGTATGGTAGATTTTGATTTGGCCCGGATTATAGGTTATAATAAATATGAGCATTTCCGTTTTGGAGCAGGAGCGAAACTGAACGAAAAATTCAACAAATATATTTCTCCAGATGCGTATTTTGCTTACGGAATTTATGACAAAGATTTCAAATATGGAGCAGGTATTGATGTTCGCACGACGTTAGAAAAAAACTCTTTTTTCCGTGTCGAATATTTTAATGATGTTATGGCTGCAGGACGGTTTTCAGAAAATTTATGGAATTTTAGAATGAAAATTATGAATTCCGGAGTTGCGCTAAATAACGGAGTCTTCTATGGTTATGAAGGTTTTAAAGTAAGCTATGAAAATGACATTACCAATTCGCTGACTATAAATATTTCAGCAAAAAAAACAGAGGAAGAATCTAAGTTTGCTTACAACTACAGAGGTTTAGGAAATCAGTTTGACATTACATCTTCTACGATCACACTAAAATATTCTCCCAACTCAAAAAACATCATGACTCCCACCGGGAAATATACTTACGAGCAAAATCTTCCTGAATTGTATCTGAATTATGAACAAAGTTTTAAAACTTTTGATGGAGATTTTAATTTCAGCAGATTTGATGCGCTTTTCGTACATAGTTTCAAAACAAAACTGGGCGTTACCGGCATCAGAGCGTATGGTGGAATTATTACCGGCGAAGCACCGATCTGGAAAAATTTTACAATGAACGGTTTGGGTAACGGACATGGCGGTTTAAACTTTAATCTAACCTCATACCTTGGTTTTGCAACCATGGAAGGTGGAAAATATTATAATGATAAATTCGTAGGTGCCTATCTTACCCATCGATTGCCTTGGTATTTTAAAAGCTTTGGGAAAAATGTTTCAAGCTTTGATTTTATCTACAGAGGAACGATTGGTGATATGAAAGACAAAGAATTTCATCAGTTTGAGTTTGAAAAGCTTGATCATTTATATAATGAATTAGGATTGGAATGGAATAATTTCCTATCCTCACAGTTCAACCTCGGGTTTTTCTACAGAGTCGGACATTACAACACCCCAAAATTTAAAGATAATTTTGCCATTCAGTTTAAACTAAAATTGCTCGGATTTTAA
- the folP gene encoding dihydropteroate synthase, translating to MNHPSKTISHSLNCNGKLICLEIPKIMGILNLTPDSFSDGGQFNDEKSALQQAEKLLRDGASIIDIGAQSTRPKAEFLSSDEEIGRIGKVISKIKGEFPEVLVSLDTFYAETVKFGFDEGIDIVNDISGGQFDEEMLDAVAETKLPYILMHVNSSYQTMHEKTFFADIIVTVNQYFSKKTDELLKKGIKDIILDPGFGFGKAVEDQMKMMDEVEFLGFGNFPLLVGISRKSFIYKPLGKSPLDINEETQKFHRTILQQGTKILRVHDVAEAKKTIDHFLNN from the coding sequence ATGAATCATCCGTCTAAAACAATATCTCATTCGCTGAACTGCAACGGAAAGTTAATCTGTCTAGAAATTCCTAAAATTATGGGAATTCTGAATCTGACCCCTGATTCTTTTTCTGACGGAGGACAATTTAATGATGAAAAATCTGCGTTGCAGCAAGCTGAAAAATTATTGAGAGATGGTGCTTCAATTATTGATATTGGTGCACAATCTACACGCCCGAAAGCGGAATTTTTAAGCAGTGATGAAGAGATTGGAAGAATAGGGAAGGTGATTTCTAAAATTAAAGGAGAATTTCCGGAAGTTTTGGTTTCTTTAGATACTTTTTATGCGGAAACGGTAAAGTTTGGTTTTGATGAAGGAATTGATATTGTGAATGATATTTCAGGTGGACAGTTTGATGAAGAAATGCTTGATGCAGTTGCCGAAACAAAACTTCCTTACATCTTGATGCATGTGAATTCGTCTTATCAAACCATGCACGAAAAAACTTTTTTTGCAGATATTATTGTAACAGTCAACCAATATTTTTCAAAGAAAACCGATGAATTATTGAAAAAAGGAATTAAAGACATTATACTTGATCCCGGTTTTGGTTTCGGGAAAGCAGTGGAAGATCAGATGAAAATGATGGATGAAGTTGAGTTTTTAGGCTTTGGTAATTTCCCTTTGCTGGTTGGAATTTCAAGAAAATCTTTTATTTATAAACCTTTAGGAAAATCACCTTTGGATATCAACGAAGAGACGCAAAAATTTCATAGGACGATATTACAACAAGGCACAAAAATTCTAAGGGTTCATGATGTAGCCGAAGCGAAAAAAACGATTGATCATTTTCTAAATAATTAA